CCCCTCTCTTTATTCCTTATTCCTAAAAATTATTTATGCCCCAGATAGAATATTATTAGGGGAGGAGAGAGGAAGGGCAGCTGCCGGTCTTCTCCTTATCTTTGAACGAAGGCTGAGGAAAGTCCCCCCACCATAAAAAACACGAATGCCGAGAGGGCATAAGGCGAGAGTCTTGGCTCTGGTATAGAAACGATACCGCACCATACCTATGCGATGATTCTGAGAGGATGAGGTCGTATGGCTGCGGATGGAACGACCAACCTCGTGGGTGCAAGCCCGTATCGTATAGGGCGCATAGATAAATGCTGCGGAAACAGAAGGGGGCTTACTCTCCTCACTCCTCCCAGGGCTATAAGACTATGACTATGCAATCAGGGGTGTTCTCTTACTTCTCTATCCCTATCCAGAAAGCCATTGCGGATAAGGGCTTTTCCACTCCTACAGAGTCACAGATAAAGGCGATACCACTGATAATGGCGGGAAGGAACGTATTGCTGATAGCACCGACGGCGAGTGGCAAGACAGAAGCGGCATTCCTGCCGGTTGCTGATGCATTAATTCGTGAGAAGCCCCAGCCACATGGCATAAAAGTACTTTACATAACACCACTGAAAGCTTTGAACCGTGATATGCTCCTGCGATTGCAATGGTGGTGTAAAAGACTTGACTTACGGCTCGGTGTGCGGCATGGTGATACAACAACAAAGGAGAGAGAGGCGCAGGCGATGGTGCCGCCCGATGTACTGATTACCACACCAGAGACCTTACAGGCACTCTTAACTGGCAGGATAATGCGTCAGCACCTCGCTTCGGTTAAATGGGTGATTGTGGATGAGGTACACGAACTGGCATGTGATAAGCGCGGCTCACAGCTGGCACTGGCACTGGAACGGCTTCGGTACCTGAAGAGGGGTGATTTCCAACTCATCGGGTTATCTGCTACTATCGGCTCACCCGAGCGAGTGGCGAGATTCCTCGTGGGCACCGATACTGAACGTGATTGCGAGGTCGTCAATGTTCCGGTCTCGAGGTCAATGCAGATTGAGGTCTATTATCCAGAAGTCATCTCAGAAGACTACAAACTCGCAAATGAGCTCTATACATACCCTGAGGTCGCAGCACGATTACGAATGATAAGGAATCTAATAGAGGAGCATAAGTCCACATTGATATTCACCAATACGCGCTCACTGGCTGAAATTCTCGGTAGCAGGTTCCGCGTCTGGGACCTGAACTTCCCTATCGGAGTCCACCATGGCTCGCTATCCAAACTATCACGTATCACTGCAGAGAGGGGCATCAAAGAAGGAAAACTGCACGGTATCATCTGTACAAGCTCTTTAGAGCTGGGAATTGATGTTGGGCGACTGGATTTTGTCATCCAGTATAATTCGCCAAGGCAGGTGACGCGGCTATTGCAGCGTATAGGGAGAAGCGGGCACAAGATAGGCGGTATCGCTTCAGGTGCAATAATAGTTCAGGATTCTGACGATGCTCTTGAGGCTCTTGTGATCTGTCGGCGTGCACTTGCGGAAGAGCTGGAGCCTGCTGAGATACCAATGAAATCACTCGATGTGCTGGCGCATCAAATTGCGGGTTTACTCATGCTGAAACGTAGCTGGAGTTTTGACGAAGCTTTGAGCATGATAAGGAGGGCGTACCCATATAGCGAGCTTGAGGAGCGTGAACTGGTCTCTGTGTTGCAATACATGCATTCCAGGATTCCAAGGCTCGTATGGTTCTCAGCATCAGATAGAGTATTCGCGCGTCCAAAGCGGATAAAGCCGTTATACAGCTATTATTTTGAGCATCTCTCCATGATTCCAGAGGAGAAGCACTATCTTGTCATTGAAGAGAGTAGTGATAATCCTGTGGGCGTTTTGGATGAGGCTTTCGTCGCTGAGTACGGGAATCCCGGGAACAAGTTCATTGAGAGCGGTCGTGTGTGGAAGATACTGCATCTCTATGGCGACCGGATATATGTGAAGGAGGAGGAAGACCCAACCGGGTCGGTACCAAGCTGGGTGGGTGAGGAGATTCCTGTACCTTATGCCGTTGCGAATGAGGTGGGAGAGCTAAGACGTAAAGTAGCAGAGGAGCTTGAAAGAAGCGTTGGCATTGATGCGATAGCGGAAGAACTAACAAAGAAGTATCCCTGCAGTAAAGACGTGGCGCTCAGTGCTATTGATGAGGTGTCACGGCAGGTGGAGCGTGGCTATCCTGTGCCAACAGATAAACAACTGACACTCGAGAGATGCAATGAATTTATAATTCTGCATTGCGCTTCTGGTCTGCGCGTGAATAGAACACTGGGTATGCTGCTCGCCACTCTTATATCTGACCGGACAGGCACGCCTGTCGGTGTGCAGCAGGACCCTTATCGGATATCGTTGAGGACAGAGCTGGCTCTGGAAGATGTTGAGGCGATTATTCACGAGTTGAGCACGAGTGGCAGTGATGATATAAAGAAGCAGGCATTGAGGGCATTGCTCAGGAGCAGGTTATTCAAGAGGAGGTTTATCCATGTGGCAAGGCGGTTTGGTGCAATATCAAGAGACGCATCACTGACCGACCTCGACCTGGAGAGCCTGATAAGGGGCTTTGAAGGCTCTGCAGTATTTGAAGAAGCGATTAGAGAATCGAAGGATAAAGATATTGATATAGAGCTGACAGCAGAAGTATTAAAGCAAGTGAATATGGGCGAGCTGAAGATAGCACTGCTGATATCTGAGGAGTGCAGTCCCATAGCGAGCATACCAGCGATGATAAGTGGCTATGAGCTGATACCTCCGCAACGGATGCATCGCATCATTATGAAATATGTGCTCGCGAGGTTACTGGATGAAGAACTGACGTTTGTATGTACAAATTGTCTTCGTTTTCTTGCGGTGAAGCGAATAAATGATATTGGTGAAGAGTTCAGGCTCAAGTGTCCAGAATGTGATTCAACGCGCA
This genomic interval from Methanophagales archaeon contains the following:
- a CDS encoding DEAD/DEAH box helicase — translated: MQSGVFSYFSIPIQKAIADKGFSTPTESQIKAIPLIMAGRNVLLIAPTASGKTEAAFLPVADALIREKPQPHGIKVLYITPLKALNRDMLLRLQWWCKRLDLRLGVRHGDTTTKEREAQAMVPPDVLITTPETLQALLTGRIMRQHLASVKWVIVDEVHELACDKRGSQLALALERLRYLKRGDFQLIGLSATIGSPERVARFLVGTDTERDCEVVNVPVSRSMQIEVYYPEVISEDYKLANELYTYPEVAARLRMIRNLIEEHKSTLIFTNTRSLAEILGSRFRVWDLNFPIGVHHGSLSKLSRITAERGIKEGKLHGIICTSSLELGIDVGRLDFVIQYNSPRQVTRLLQRIGRSGHKIGGIASGAIIVQDSDDALEALVICRRALAEELEPAEIPMKSLDVLAHQIAGLLMLKRSWSFDEALSMIRRAYPYSELEERELVSVLQYMHSRIPRLVWFSASDRVFARPKRIKPLYSYYFEHLSMIPEEKHYLVIEESSDNPVGVLDEAFVAEYGNPGNKFIESGRVWKILHLYGDRIYVKEEEDPTGSVPSWVGEEIPVPYAVANEVGELRRKVAEELERSVGIDAIAEELTKKYPCSKDVALSAIDEVSRQVERGYPVPTDKQLTLERCNEFIILHCASGLRVNRTLGMLLATLISDRTGTPVGVQQDPYRISLRTELALEDVEAIIHELSTSGSDDIKKQALRALLRSRLFKRRFIHVARRFGAISRDASLTDLDLESLIRGFEGSAVFEEAIRESKDKDIDIELTAEVLKQVNMGELKIALLISEECSPIASIPAMISGYELIPPQRMHRIIMKYVLARLLDEELTFVCTNCLRFLAVKRINDIGEEFRLKCPECDSTRIGALKADEEEVRREIRRKKSMVVEANQSADLIARYGKAALLALAGRGLSIEDAREILKHESEVNEHLVELIVSYEKEILKRKFYKRHG